A genome region from Gaiellales bacterium includes the following:
- a CDS encoding thioesterase family protein, whose amino-acid sequence MPQTDRRPPFRYAYRTRVGFDETDAQGIVYYGRYMPYFDRARVEYMRDLGVLVREPADPEFVMRAQHVEYLAPARFDDELEVFVRVRRLGTTSVAWEFEAYNVATDERLVGATQTLVSVDLSERRPVPVEWRVRDAIAAFEGELEP is encoded by the coding sequence ATGCCGCAGACCGACCGCCGCCCGCCGTTCCGCTACGCGTACCGCACGCGGGTCGGGTTCGACGAGACCGACGCCCAGGGCATCGTCTACTACGGCCGCTACATGCCGTACTTCGACCGCGCCCGTGTCGAATACATGCGCGACCTCGGTGTGCTCGTCCGCGAGCCGGCAGACCCCGAGTTCGTCATGCGCGCCCAGCACGTCGAGTACCTCGCTCCCGCACGCTTCGACGACGAGCTCGAGGTGTTCGTGCGCGTGCGTCGGCTCGGCACCACCAGCGTCGCCTGGGAGTTCGAGGCCTACAACGTCGCGACGGACGAGCGCCTGGTCGGTGCCACGCAGACGCTCGTCTCGGTCGACCTGTCCGAGCGCCGCCCGGTGCCCGTGGAGTGGCGGGTGCGGGACGCGATCGCAGCGTTCGAAGGGGAGCTGGAGCCGTGA
- a CDS encoding GNAT family protein, which translates to MIEQVELRPARVEDAEALASLYAAQREFLAPFDPVRPDGFYTVAGQRLELEQAVAHSHADLRHRFVIVADGRIVGTLGISNIVRGQFQSANLGYFVAEEVNRRGVATHAVGLAVELAFTALGLHRLEAGTLVDNVASQRVLEKNGFERIGLAPNYLRIAGDWRDHVLFQRVAE; encoded by the coding sequence ATGATAGAGCAGGTCGAACTGCGACCGGCGCGGGTCGAGGACGCCGAGGCGCTGGCATCGCTGTATGCGGCGCAGCGGGAATTCCTGGCGCCGTTCGACCCGGTCAGGCCGGACGGGTTCTACACGGTCGCGGGCCAGCGGTTGGAGCTGGAACAGGCGGTTGCCCACTCGCATGCCGACCTCCGGCACCGCTTCGTGATCGTGGCGGATGGGCGGATCGTCGGGACGCTCGGCATCAGCAACATCGTGCGCGGGCAGTTCCAGAGCGCGAACCTCGGCTACTTCGTCGCGGAGGAGGTGAACCGCCGGGGGGTCGCGACGCACGCCGTCGGGCTCGCGGTCGAGCTGGCCTTTACGGCGCTCGGCCTGCACAGGCTCGAGGCGGGCACGCTGGTAGACAATGTCGCGTCGCAGCGCGTCCTCGAGAAGAACGGGTTCGAGCGCATCGGGCTCGCGCCGAACTACCTGCGCATCGCCGGGGACTGGCGGGATCACGTGCTGTTCCAGCGGGTGGCCGAATGA
- a CDS encoding HIT domain-containing protein — MAERLWAPWRLEYIESGGGDACIFCEKPGQSDDDALIVHRGERAFVVLNLYPYANGHLMVAPYRHLATPGELDADERSEMWQLMADGIAALARAMEPHGHNCGMNLGRVAGAGVEGHLHLHVVPRWNGDTNFMPVLADTRVMPEHLSRTLEKVRAAWPAG, encoded by the coding sequence ATGGCCGAGCGGCTGTGGGCGCCGTGGCGCCTGGAGTACATCGAGTCGGGCGGCGGCGACGCCTGCATCTTCTGTGAGAAGCCGGGACAGTCCGACGACGACGCGCTGATCGTGCACCGTGGCGAGAGGGCGTTCGTCGTGCTGAACCTGTACCCGTACGCGAACGGCCACCTGATGGTCGCGCCCTACCGGCATCTGGCGACGCCAGGCGAGCTGGACGCAGACGAGCGGTCGGAGATGTGGCAGCTGATGGCCGACGGGATCGCGGCGCTCGCCCGCGCCATGGAGCCGCACGGGCACAACTGCGGCATGAACCTGGGCCGGGTGGCCGGTGCGGGCGTCGAGGGGCACCTCCACCTGCACGTCGTGCCGAGATGGAACGGCGACACGAACTTCATGCCCGTGCTGGCCGACACGCGCGTGATGCCGGAGCACCTCTCGCGGACGCTCGAGAAGGTGCGCGCCGCGTGGCCGGCCGGCTGA
- a CDS encoding phosphomannomutase/phosphoglucomutase yields the protein MLSSSVFKAYDVRGIVPDELDADGAYRLGRAYVAAFEPATMAIGHDMRLTSPELAAAAARGAAEQGANVVNLGEIGTEMLYFAVGEYGYDGGIQVTASHNPRAYNGMKIVRRGAKPVGGDSGLDQIKRFAEDGPPPAPAAPGEITERDVYDGYHERVLRFIDPAAVRPLRVVLDGTNGMAGPMVGALLERLPIEAIPHHLDPDGAFPNGEPNPLLEENRQFIIEQVIREGADLGIAWDGDADRCFFIDDTGEFVPGDLITALIARSVLGQHPGATILYDLRASWAVRDTVAECGGTALENRVGHAFIKARLRKEEAVFAGEVSGHYYFRDFYYSDTGIVPALVMLELISRSGMRLSELLQPYRDRYHISGEINSTVGDVPLKLQELKERYAPGAARVSHLDGISFEFDDWHFNVRPSNTEPLLRLNLEALAQDTMEQRRDEVLAVIRG from the coding sequence ATGCTCAGTTCCTCCGTGTTCAAGGCGTACGACGTGCGGGGGATCGTGCCCGACGAGCTCGACGCCGACGGAGCGTATCGACTCGGCCGTGCCTACGTGGCCGCTTTCGAGCCCGCCACCATGGCGATCGGCCACGACATGCGACTGACCTCCCCGGAGCTGGCCGCGGCGGCGGCACGCGGCGCCGCGGAGCAGGGCGCGAACGTTGTCAACCTGGGCGAGATCGGCACGGAGATGCTGTACTTCGCCGTCGGCGAGTACGGCTACGACGGCGGGATCCAGGTCACCGCGTCGCACAACCCGCGCGCATACAACGGCATGAAGATCGTCCGCCGGGGGGCCAAGCCGGTCGGTGGCGACTCCGGGCTCGACCAGATCAAGCGCTTCGCCGAGGACGGCCCGCCGCCCGCGCCCGCCGCCCCAGGCGAGATCACCGAGCGGGACGTCTACGACGGGTACCACGAGCGCGTCCTGCGCTTCATCGACCCGGCCGCCGTTCGGCCGCTGCGCGTGGTGCTCGACGGCACGAACGGCATGGCCGGCCCGATGGTCGGCGCGCTGTTGGAGCGGCTGCCGATCGAGGCGATCCCCCACCATCTCGACCCGGACGGCGCGTTTCCGAACGGCGAGCCGAACCCGCTGCTGGAGGAGAACCGCCAGTTCATCATCGAGCAGGTCATCCGCGAGGGCGCCGACCTCGGCATCGCCTGGGACGGCGATGCCGACCGCTGCTTCTTCATCGACGACACCGGCGAGTTCGTCCCCGGTGACCTGATCACCGCCCTGATCGCCCGCTCGGTGCTCGGGCAGCACCCCGGCGCGACGATCCTCTACGACCTGCGAGCGTCCTGGGCCGTGCGCGACACCGTTGCCGAGTGCGGCGGCACCGCGCTCGAGAACCGTGTCGGCCACGCGTTCATCAAGGCCCGCCTACGGAAGGAGGAGGCGGTCTTCGCAGGCGAGGTCTCGGGCCACTACTACTTTCGCGACTTCTACTACTCCGACACGGGCATCGTCCCGGCGCTCGTGATGCTCGAGCTGATCTCCCGCAGCGGCATGCGCCTCTCCGAGCTGCTGCAGCCCTACCGTGACCGCTACCACATCTCCGGCGAGATCAACTCGACCGTCGGCGACGTGCCGCTGAAGCTCCAGGAGCTGAAGGAGCGCTACGCGCCGGGTGCCGCGCGCGTGTCGCATCTCGACGGCATCTCGTTCGAGTTCGACGACTGGCACTTCAACGTCCGCCCGTCCAACACCGAGCCGCTGCTGCGGTTGAACCTCGAGGCGCTGGCGCAGGACACCATGGAGCAGCGGCGAGACGAGGTGCTCGCCGTGATCCGCGGCTGA
- a CDS encoding GNAT family N-acetyltransferase yields MTVVLRPMRPEEFDAFAERGRIGYVEQMVEFGGMERSAADAKAVRDYAATLPEGLDSPGHWIMVAENAGRRVGVVWFAERVLDGRTVGFLYEIEIEEAERGRGYGRAAMEAFEREASRRGLTRLELNVFGGNAIARSLYRSLGWQETSVHMAKQV; encoded by the coding sequence ATGACGGTCGTGCTGCGGCCGATGCGGCCGGAGGAGTTCGACGCGTTCGCGGAGCGCGGCCGGATCGGCTACGTGGAGCAGATGGTCGAGTTCGGCGGCATGGAGCGGTCGGCCGCGGACGCGAAGGCGGTGCGGGATTATGCGGCGACGCTGCCGGAGGGGCTCGACAGCCCGGGACACTGGATCATGGTCGCCGAGAATGCCGGGCGGCGCGTGGGAGTGGTGTGGTTCGCGGAGCGGGTGCTGGACGGCCGCACCGTCGGGTTCCTGTACGAGATCGAGATCGAGGAGGCGGAGCGCGGGCGCGGCTACGGACGCGCCGCCATGGAGGCGTTCGAGCGGGAGGCGTCGCGCCGGGGCCTGACGCGTCTCGAGCTGAACGTGTTCGGTGGCAACGCCATCGCCCGCTCGCTCTACCGGTCGCTCGGATGGCAGGAGACCTCGGTGCACATGGCAAAGCAGGTGTGA